In Sporolituus thermophilus DSM 23256, the genomic window GGCATCAGCATTGATGAGCTGAGCGAAGCGCAGATACGGTATCTGAATCAGGCGTAAAAAATTAAAGCGTCTCGCCCTTTTTCGCAGGGTGAGAAGCTTTAATTTTTTTGGATATATTTAGTTATTAAGTATTCTTGAAACTCGGCCAGGCACCATTTGGCGTGGTCGGGCAGGCGGGCCAGGTCTTCCGGCCGACGCAGCGGCGGCCGGGCGTGGTAACGCTCCCACGTCTCCATGATTTTGGCTTCCTGGGGATGCTTGTCGGTAATAGGTTTACAGAATAGGCTTGCGGCAGCCTCGACGGGGAGGTTAAAAAAGTCCAGCAGGGCGTTGAGTAAATTGACGGTAATATTGGTGCGGACGCCGCTTTCGATCATGCTCAGGTACGATGCCGACAGCCTTACGCCGTATTTTTTCTCAATTGCCGTGGACGCATCTTCCTGGCTGAGCTGCAGTTTTTCGCGGGCAAGTCTGATTTGTTCGCCGAATGTCATGCTATCACCCATCCATATTTTACTCATTATTCCATAAAATCCTGTTAACTACAAGTAAAATTAGCGCCAGATCGATAACTGACAGTTATTGACCTGGCGCATTAAGCCATGTATAATTTAAGATGTAAAATTATTGAAATCTTTACAAAAAGATACATAGAGTGGGAGGAGATGGCTTGCGCAAGCTTGAAGTAATTTTGCGCTTTCTGGGCGATCTGCAAGAGGCGCAAAAGGTAGCGGTAAAAATGGCGTTTTTTGCGGCCCGCAAATGCAGGCGCGAGGATTTCAGCGCCGCAGAGTGGGAGGAATTTATCGACTGTTATCAGCAGCTTATTACTCTTGACTATTCCCTTAGGGGTTTAAAGCGGCAGCTAGCGGACTGGTGCCCTGTCGACGGCGCCAAAAAAGTTAAGATTTAATGTGATCCTGTCGGCTTCCGACAGGATTTATTTATGTCGTGTCGAAACATTAGTTGACATTATTTCCTGTTTGAATATTGGTAGCTGGAGGCAAAACATGGATTTGGGTGCCTTTCTTGCCCAATTCATAACCAAGCGGCGGCTGGCGGCGCTTTTGGCCATTGGCGCCATTGTTGCGGGTGCCGCATATTATGTCAAAACGTCGCAGCCGGCGGAGGCACCGCCGCCCCCGGGGAAACCGGCGGCGGGAAGCGTTACGATCAAGCCGGTTATGCCCAAGGGCTATCAGACTGGAGTTGCCTTGCGCGATCCCTTTGCCCTGTCCGCGACCCAACAGCCGGCAAGCGCTGCTCAGCCAACCGGCACGCCTGCGCCGGAGACGCCGGAGGCGAAACAAGCAGGTAAGGGCCAGGCGGCCCGGCCGGTGCTGACCGGGGTGGTGACCGGCGGTAGCGCCAAAGCGGCGATTATCCGCTATGGCGGCGAGAGCCGGTCGTATCAGGTGGATGAATTT contains:
- a CDS encoding helix-turn-helix domain-containing protein, with the protein product MSKIWMGDSMTFGEQIRLAREKLQLSQEDASTAIEKKYGVRLSASYLSMIESGVRTNITVNLLNALLDFFNLPVEAAASLFCKPITDKHPQEAKIMETWERYHARPPLRRPEDLARLPDHAKWCLAEFQEYLITKYIQKN